The Oncorhynchus mykiss isolate Arlee chromosome Y, USDA_OmykA_1.1, whole genome shotgun sequence genomic sequence AAGTGCCTCCATTCTCCAATCCTTTTTAAAGAGATGCATTAAAGCAGTGGCTCACTAAGCAGTATTCATGGCAGGCTTCACCAACAAAAACGTACCAAGAAAAAAACCTAAAACAATTTCCTTTCATCTGTCTGTGTTTCATCGTTTTCTTTCCAGTCGCGAGAGGCTGAGTGTGTCCCGccagagaaagcatccgagcgagccaaacagcgcccctctgtctctatgtgtagCTCATCTATccgatgctgtctggtcaaaaagactatgacattgttgcctcccatagcattgaatgcaagggaataCAGCATTCGACCTCTCTTGATAAAAATTAAAATGAAATAATAGCCAATCAACggtgagctaaactgagtgagctcaactgtgaatggtcctggcgcacaaAAAAAAGCATCAAtggaagccagcttggatttgcTTTACACAAATAACATCACAGCAAAAGCaaaacgtcattgacagaaacaacttgaattgttgcaccACATTGTCAttgttaggctagcgagcaaacgttttagccaggtagcctaggacaactaaaagcgtgtactgtatgacgGAGTCATAGACCGTTTCCTCAACATGGAAAAGAGGAGGATGGcgttggtgtttctctacaagtagggtgagtcaacatgtttttttctagTTGCATAAACAGAGGTTTTGTGATTAAACAAaagtgtggttgaatttattcttcCACTGtatcttcttattgtctcggcctcaggcctatatatcacgatgtcaaggcatatgaactaacaggttatagagcaaataatgcaattatcacaacacacaggttgtaatatgttgtttttttctccccgACTTGGGTTCCCCTAGGGATTTTTTACCCATGCATAGCTACTGGCATTAAGTTGTCACAGTCCGATCAGAGTTTGTAAAATATCTTGATCTGTGTAAATATAAAAGTTAAATGGGTAGAATAATGTCCGGGGTTATGGTCATTTTCTGTACATAAAATGTTCAAGGCATACATGCTTAGTTCCTTTTAAAACGGTTGTTGCTGACTGGAACTTGACTTTGTACTTCGTAAAAAAAAAAGGTACTGTATGACACTAAAACCATGTTCTGTACAGTGAGAGTCAAGACATTTGGATCATTTGGTGTGTCTGGTCCATCCAACTCTTGGCTATGACCGGCAGACAGTCATCTATGAACGTATGGTAATGGAGGATGGCCTGATGTGCTCTCAGCAGATCTGGTAGTTGTTATTCCTCATCATCAGGGGCTGTTCCTCTTCTTCGTGGTTCAGTGTCTGATCACAATCCTCACTAATCTTAGCTTGGCCACTCTGCTCTCCTGACTCCTGCTGTGGCGTCTTATCCTGGACATTCCTGTAGGTCTGGCAGAAGAAAGGATACTTTGTGTCAAATTAAAAGTGTTGATGTCCCCAAAAAATTTCATCCACAAAATGATATTATTCTTACTTCTAAATACATTTTAGGAGTACAGAAAATCCTGCTTTAGGAAATAAGAAGAAGTTAGCGGAATGCTAAGTGAGAgactgtaaatgtaaaatgtaaaaagaCTCTACAGTGGGTCACTTAAGTCCATCTGACCTGGTCAGGCTGGTCAGGCAGTAGACTCTGGATAAGCTGACCAATGGTACTGAAGGTTGGACGCACTGTTGGTTCCATGTTCCAACACATCTTCATGATGGTGTATCTGAGGAGAACTCTCAGTTTCAGATACTGCAGCAGGTTGTCAGGTTACATCATCTATTTTCGCCGATCTTGAGGTATAATACTCACATCTCTGGAGGGGCAAAGTCCGGCTGTGACATGTGGCATCCATCTTTGATCATCTTGTAAAACCGGGTGTCCACCACAATATTAGGGTATGGGCTCTTACCTAGAaataacaacaaaacatttatgaaaaaaaatatatatattttttctaaaaGACTTTGATTCAACATAAGACATCATTTTTGTCATCACGTGCCAGAGTGacctagcctgatcccagatctgtttgtgcttttgccGACTTCATTTTCATTGGCAAGCGAACAGACAGACTGGCACCCATGCTAAGTGCCAGAAAGACCCACCCAGAGAGAAGACCTCCCACAGCAGTATCCCATAGGACCAGACATCACTCTGCACTGTGTACACACAGTCAAAGATGCTCTCGGGGGACATCCACTTCACTGGCAGACGGGCCTGGGGAGAAACATAGTTCACAATCATTGGAGAATCTGAGATTCCTTAACTAAAGTGATttatttatattgttttattaacTCACATTTCCTTTCACCACATAGTTGGAGTCATTCTCGATGTCTCGAGCGAGCCCAAAGTCGCAGATCTTAGCCACGTGGCCATCGGTCAATAGGACGTTCCTAGCAGCCACGTCCCTGTGAATGCACTGCAAAGACAACATTGGTTTCACTCATATAGTCATGTGTCAGTCTGCATGTTACACTACATGAGTTGACTTTAAATTACAATTCCATTTTTCTATTACGTTTTTGGATGCAAGGAAGTCCATTCCCTGAGCCACCTGATAGGAGACCCTCAACAAGTCTTCTATGTCCAGCAACCAGGTGTCTGTCTCTGGATCCTCACATAAAGAACctgtgacggagagagagagaggaagagagagactatATGACACTTAACAGTGTATATTTACCACCCTTCACTCTGTAAcctagcagagagacagagagaaagatcgAGGAAGGGTGTATAACGCCCTTCCACTCCACAACCCTCTCCGTGTTACTGCCGTGTGTAGATGGATGTTAATTACCCATAGGGCAGTATTTGGGCCTCCGCGCTGGATGCATGTCCTGGTAGTTGTCTGAGCTGGAGCAGGAGATCCCACTGTCACTGCAGACACATAAAGGACTGAGAGGTTACTCTACGGTCTACACTGGACAGGTACACTGAGTGGactaaacattaagaacacctgctctttccatgacatagactgaccaggtgaatccaggtgaacgctatgatcccttagtGATGTCACTTCTTAAATATACTtacatcagtgtagatgaaggggaggagacaggttaaagaaggatttttaagccttgagacatggattgtgtatgtgtgccattcaggcgATGAAGCgcctttgaacagggtgtggtagtaggtgccaggtgcaccggtttgtgtcaagaactgcaacgctgctgtgtttttcacgctcaacagtttcccgtgtgtatcaagaatggtccaccaccaaaaggacatccagccaacttgacacaactgtgggaagcattggagtcaacatgggccagcatccctgtggaacgctttcaacaccttgtagagtccataccctgaccaattgaggctgttctggtgtttctaatgttttgtacactcagtgtattctgTGTAGAAATTAAAATTTACGGTCAGTGATAACGTGCGTCAAGAGGCATGAATGCCTTGTTAGTATAGAATGTAGATTTTGATACGGCACCACAGAGAGCAATGCATAAAATGAGGGCAGGAGAGGTCACTGGCTAGATGAATACAAAGCGTTGTCACCTGGTTGACGGTATATAAAACATGTGTGGAGACTGAAACTTGTGCCTCACATCTATTTCTCATTTCTCGTTTTGGTGCACTTTCACTAACCCAGAAACCATGTCTGGTGGGAGAATGGAGAAAGGAGAGTGAGTTGAGACTAGAGGCGTGTTAGTGATCGTTCAGCCCACCTCCTGACACGAGACTCCTGGCTACATGTGTTCTTGTAGTGATCACTATTCCCTGGAACCTCTGGAATCCCAGGTCCACTCAGGATGGAGTCCAGGAACAGCTTGGCCTTGCCACGCAGGAAGTTCAGCAGGTCGCCATGGCTACAGTACTCTGTGATCATCAGCATTGGGCCTGTGGTCGAACACAACAATGAGATGACCTATTTGGTTAACTAATGAAACTCACCCAACAAGTCATGTTACCTTCTTCTATGGAAATGCAAGTACAGAAAAGAGTTTGTCGCACCTCCTTGAGTACACGCCCCCAACAGGTTAACAATGTTGTCATGACATCCCAGGTGACTGAGGATCTTCAGTTCTGACATCAGagcttctctctcctctgagtGGGCGCTTGCTGAGGAGGAGTAGCAGCTCTTTCATTATTGCATTTACTGAGATACTGCTTCATCTATGATGGGAACTACTTTCATGCCAGCATGTATCCAATAGCAGTTATGTATTGTACAATCATTTTGACTTCCTTCTGTAAATTAAAAGCAATGCTGCAGGGTTAAAGATGTTTACGAACAGTATGAGGAGGCTAACTCACGCTTGAGCATCTTTACTGCCACACGGGTGGTCATGTTGTCATCGGTCCCCAGACCATAGGCAGTGGCCTCCACAACTTTCCCAAAAGCCCCTGCTCCCAGAATCTGGCCTGGAAGAGTCGGGCATTACTGTTTCATGTACTGATGTCTGTTTCAACCCCCAAAACGACAATAAAACATACCAAGCCTCAGCTTATCACGAGGGAACTCCCACTTCTTGTTATAAGGAAGTTGAGTCGGGTCAATAAAGGTGTAGTTATTCCCATCGTTGGCCTCCATGATCTTCCACCGGACTTCATATTTGGGTTTCTATGGGAGAAAACATATGTTGTGTAATGGTCTAACTGCCAATGTATTTGAGCAGTGAAAGCCAATGAACGAGTCAGTAAATGCAGCTCACCTGCTTGTATTTGTACAGAACGATGACAAGCAGAAGGAACAGAAGGGCTGATGTGCTGGTGGCTCCAATGAGAGTGGGGGTGAACAGCTCGGACGTTACAAATGTTTTTGAAGTGGCAGCAACAACATCTAAAACATAGCAAACAACACAGTACATTTGAATGCCCTTGAAGTCAGCTCATGACATTATTCAATACTGAACAAGGAAATGAGAAATAACACTACCGGTGGCTGTTTCAGTACTAGTCATAGTAAGAGACCACCGGCGCCATGTGAGAATCTCACAAAACGTTTGTTTGTGCAGTATACTATATAGCTGTAATGGCCGTCTTACGCGATAGGAAGATGTCCCGATTTTTGCCAGCAAAGTTAAAGGTGACACACTCCACTGTGAACTCCTCAGTTGAGGGACTGAGGGTCAGCTCACTCTGCACCTCCATGGTGCTGGTGAAGAGAGGCTGCACCTCCACGGTGTCATTGTCCGCATCACACCTGAACACAGAGGAACGTCAAGATGAGCAGAGACAGTAGGCCTATTTCATTTAAGAGTGAAACAGCTCTCTCTGCATATTTTACTGTGCAAAACTCTTGGCTTATTGTTATCCAGTTAGAGAACCTACAATCAATCAAATTGAGTATATAGAgtccttttttacatcagcagtttttACACCTACGTGCTTTGTATTCCTGGGCACTGGTACCAGAGGATTGTGGGAGCTGGGTCTCCAGAGGAGGTGCAGATCAGGGTGGTAGAATTCTTCAGTCTGAGCATCGCACTGGGTTTCTCTACTCagtcagagaggacagacagcatCACACTGTGTAAGTCATCATCACGTCACTCTCACAATACACGGAACAGTTTTGCTCCATATTTTCTCTCTAGTTTGATAGTCGGTGTGACCGGTCACATTGGAATAAGAGATCTTACGGTAGACTTGGATATTGAAGGTGATGGAGCTGTTGAGGCGCGTGCTCCTGGTGTGGAGGGTGTACTGGCCCCTCTCCTCAGACCTGACTCTGTGTAGCAGCAGGCTGCTCTCGTACCTACAGGATGACAGGACAGGATCAAATAACAGCACCGGCTCCTGTATTTATTCAGCATCTTTTAGAAATGATGTGGTATACACATTCAGAAGCAGGGTAATTATTGGGAAAATAATGACCTGTTATTGTCTTGGGCGGTCCATGTGTCGCCATGAGTGGAGATGTTGTGACTGTGAGACATGGGCACGTCCCACCAATGCTTCTTGATTTGGGGATAGGCCTCGATCAGAATGCTTATCTCAAGGTTCTCCCCTTCTTTCACATTGACTAAGGAGCCATTCTGGTATAGATTGGGTGACAGGCGGGGTATAAACCTAATGTAAGGCTCATCTGAAGAACggagaaagacaaacagagagaacATTAAAGATAACATTATTTTGATCACAAACTTCAACAAAACTTAACATTTTAAATTATCACACCACAATTTCCTTTGAGGATGCTGAGCTGAGTTTCACTTTTAAAACACGTTTCCATGTTTGGTGTTTGTGGAGATCAACACTAGCCTTGTACTACCATCCTGATCTCGCGGGCTTACATAAACATGTTCCCATGTAGCGAAACATATTAGATGCTAGCCAAACATATTAGATGCTAGCCAAACATATTAGATGCTAGCCAAACACATTACATGTTAGCCAAACACATTACATGTTAGCCAAACACATTACATGTTAGCCAAACATATTACATGTTAGCCAAACATATTAGATGCTAGCCAAACATATTAGATGCTAGCCAAACATATTACATGTTAGCCAAACATATTACATGTTAGCCAAACATATTACATGTTAGCCAAACATATTAGATGCTAGCCAAACATATTAGATGCTAGCTAAACACATTAGATGCTAGCTAAACACATTAGATGCTAGCTAAACACATTAGATGCTAGCTAAATACATTAGATGCTAGCTAAACATATTAGATGTTAGCCAAACATATTAGATGCTAGCCAAACATATTAGATGCTAGCCAAACATATTAGATGCTAGCCAAACATATTAGATGCTAGCCAAACATATTAGATGCTAGCTAAACACATTAGATGCTAGCTAAACATATTAGATGCTAGCCAAACATATTAGATGCTAGCCAAACATATTAGATGGTAGATCAACACCCCCTTTCCCTAATGCTTACCTACGACCTCCAGGTAGATGGTGGACCTGCTGGCCCCAGCCTCATTCATGGCTGTACAGGTGAAGTTTCCTGTGTCAGACATGGTCACAGCCGGGATAGTCACAGTACTGGTGATGTGGACCTGCTTGTCCTGTATTACTGTTTGAAAGAAGTTCAATGCCtgcatatataaaaaaaatataaaaaacaacatATCAGTTCAGATCTTCAgacatatactgtatcatacaAGCAAATGGGAAACATATGATTTAATGATAGAAATTGAGGACAGGTTACTGTTTAACTTACTTTGAGGGAGGAGTGTTTCCAGGTGACGTTGTAGAAGTGGTTAGGGTTACTGGTGATGCAGGGGATGCGGAGCTCCTCTCCAACAATACTAACATACCCATCTACCTCAATTAACACAGACGGTGGCCAACGCAACCCTGGAACAGACACATATAAGTAGATGTGTTTAGATGCTTTGGGACTAATAACCTCAATGCAATGTCCCAAAAAATAGAAAATGCACAGACATCTACTTCATCTTACTTTGAACGACATTGATAGTGATGTCTTTGGAGCGTGTTGTGACCCCATTGATCTTTGCGCTGCAGATGTAGTTTGCACTGTGGCTGGTCAGAAGGTGTCTGATGAGGATCCCTCTCCTGGGATTGACAGTGTAGTTCATGTCGGGGGGTGTTGGGTCTCCGTTGGCCATATggagggacatgtctgtggcactGGGGTCTGTCAGCTGACAGAGGAGAAGATCGCCGCCCTCCTCAACATCTCTCATGTTGCGGGGGGTTACCAGGACGTTATTGGGATCTATAAGGAACATAACAGGTTGAGCAATGTTGACTTAATGTGTGACATATTAGCTGACAAACATACAATGTTGTGTGTGACTTTGGCATCTGGACAGATAATAATAATGTATCATTTCTAGAGCGCGTTTCCCACTCTCAACGTCCATAAAAGATGTCGTGTCATGAAAACACTTACCTTTCACATAGATGTGGACCTCTGAGAACAGGTCTGGTTGGTtgtcatacacacacatgtatgtgCCAGTGTAGTCTGCTGTAAGGTACCTGGTGGTAATCACACTCCCCTGTTTAGAGTTCCTCCTTTTGAACGCTGTGGTAGACCAGGTGGCTGTGCTGTCCCCCTCACAGGTCAAGGTGAATGACGTTCCTAAAAGCAAAGTCCTCTCAGCCTCCCTCAGCAACACAGAGTTCAGCCTGATTACTGGAGGACTTCGCTCTGTCAACAAACCAAAGACAGAACCAGGAATAAACAATCAATATTAACAATCCCTCACATGTCCATCACATGTTTCCTCACATGTCCATCACATGTTTCCTCACATGTCCATCACATGTTCCTCACATGTTTCATGGAATATAGACATAGACTAAGGTAATAATAGATTTCAATGAATTATCACATGTGTAACTCTAAAACGGAGACCCAACACCCCCCGACATGAACTACACTGTAACTCTAAAACCTATCTTCTCAGGGATGAACATATCCAAGTGGATGCCTCACTGATTTGTATTTATTCCGTTTATATATTTCATCTTCAACTTCAATCATTACATTTTTTCTAAATATGTGAACAGATTGTTGTTTTTCAGGGTGGGGGTTGAACATGTTTTGAACATTTTAAAGACCTCCACTGAAAAATATAACACTGATCCATCCTTGCATAAGGAGGGTGGAGTAATAGTCAGACGGAATTGAGTCATCAGCAGCAAATGCAGAGCCGGACAGATAGATAGAACAGGATCTACCTTGGACAGAAGAGGAAGAACAAtttaaagctacaatatgtaacttttttggGGCGACCCCACCAAACTCAcaaagaaatgtgagttatagatctgtaatTCCagttgaaagcaagtctaagaagcagtatatctgttctatgtgctctatttctatgcctcccattcttaagtttagtttttgcgtcttttactttctaGTTTGTACACcatcttcaaacagctgaaattacaatattgttggttattGAAAAGATATTTCACTGCAGTTTGGATTGTACCATGATTCTCTACATTGTTTGTTTTGCCACATTAACTGAAATTAGGTAAagtattagaattttagcaaccaggaaatggcggcgCATCACAAAGAAGACTTGTAAAATAACTGCTTTTTTGAATCTGTTTATTTGGTTTTTAGGCAATTCAGAGAGTGATACTATACATTGGTAATCAATCATGGATGTTATAATCtaaaacagtaaaaaataaacaaatcagTTAATGTGATTTAGTATTGGGATATCAGACTGTGATTGGTTCATCAGTTAATTGTTAAATCCATACAAGCAAATTGACTTGATCAATGCATTATCTATTGTATGCCTTATTGACCAAATTTGGTTTAGTAGCATGTTATTGCCCACAATCTGAAACTGGATTGAACTGCTGCTTAGTTTGTTATGAAGCTTATTCCTCCTGATTGGACAGCCTGTCTCATGCAGGTTAAGATTTTAGCGTCTCATTGGCTGGCAGCGTTGGGTTTCTTGGCCAGgtcctggaggtgggtggagatgCGGGACACCTGCAGCAGCAGGGCCTGGTGGTTCTCCACCAGAAGACTCTGGTGTCTGCCCAGGTTCTGCAGGTTATTCAGGTGCTGAGCTCCCTGGTCCTTCATGGCTTTCAGCAGGTTGATGACCTCCCTCTGGCCGCTGGACACCTCTCTGTGCTCCTGGACCAGCTGAGACAGCGCCTTGACCACCTCTCCTTTCCAGCTAGCAGCTTCTCGCTGGTCCTGGGTATGTTGGGAGAGTAACTGTTTCAGCTCATCCACTCCACAGCATAGAGACGTAGGGGCTACCACCGGGTCTGGGGGAGCCTGACTGAACTCTGGGTTGGCTGGGAGGAAGACTGGTTTAAGGTCCCCCATGGTCATGCCAACTGGTTCACTGGCAGGGGGTTCTTTGTCACCTGAAAGAGGGTGAAAACACATTGTCTCATTGTTGAGTGAAGACTTCCCATTTTAATACAAAGCAACAAACCTGcaagaaaaaatacattttatttgactgTACAACACAGTATTTCACTTGTATTGTATAAAATACTAAAATGGACATCAAACAATCCACTTACTTTGAATCAGTGAAGCGCATCGTCTTGAATTTCTCCTCTGTCAGGCATGATGCCAACACTTCAGTACCAGAGTTATGTAATTTGCTGTTACTGACATATCATTTTATCATATGGTGAATTATGAGTTATTTCAATTTCAATGCCTTAGGTATCATCCATAGAAAGGTGGTAGTAAAAATAATTTTCTTGGTACACATCAACGTCACCAGAGACAATTATTTTTGCAATAAAGGGTTTTCTGTCTATTTCATATTTGAGTGTTTTTTTTCAGGGAGAAAGGGGAAATGAGAGTGTTCCTAAGAAGGGTTGAAGCATGTGTCTTTTTGTATGTGGAATATTTTTTAACGGAACCCCCGATAGCGTCTAGCTCCAGGAAACACATTGTGCTCGGGACTTGCTGGACGGATCCAGGTCATCGGGGTGCCTGTTTCCCAATCCCACTCTCACTTCTGCTTTTTCTGGGGAGGCGGCGGAGTGGGGGGAACCACCAGGAGCTGGACATGTTCTGTTAGCTCTGTGTCTACCCCCCACCCCCTGTGACCCCCCCCTGTCCCCCCTGCTCTCAGATGCCAGAACCCACAAAGCTAAACACCTGCCTCTCACTGTAACATTTTATCCATTTGAGTCCAAATTCTGTTACATCCATGGTTACATTTTTTGGGAAAAAAAGATGAATTGTCATAAAAATGTAATTAAGATTAAATTGCATGTATCTATTCTGTTAAATattttaaacaaatatatttgacTGTTTTGATGGCAATTTTATCCAtgcaaaatacaaaaaaagttgGTATTTAACAAAAAAATCAAAACAACTCATGAACATATGATACATTTGTGTGAATATTGACAGCACCATGAGATTTAAATGAGGTCTCGTTGGTTAAAAATAATCATGACACATCCTCTGAACAATATTCAGAGAACAAAGGAGCTGATTTTAAAACACTTCCTACAGTCTCACATTGATTAATGTGCTTACCTTGTGCTGTGCAGAGCATGATGCCCAGGAAAAGGGCTAGGAAGAGCATATTCtgtccctctcactgtctctgttggtctctgtctatatgtctgtccGCTCTACTCAAGGGTTGTTAAGGAACTGGTTGACTGGGGTGGCTTGTCAGTCTTGATATCATTACAACTTCCCCTAACTCACCTCCCACAGTGCTTACAGCCAGTACATATTAAAGTAGTTTGTGTGTTCTGAATTCTTTTGATGGACGAGTCGGTGTCTTTTAGTGAAGTATAACAATGTTTATACAACGTATTTACAGACGGCCAGTTAAGTTAGACATGAGTGGAAATAAGAGTAAACATTTTTATGACATGTATTTGAAATATAAATAAGTCCAATTCCACTGAAACACCTTGCAGTACATTTGTTGTGTAGCAATGTAGGCATGTCAATTAATATAGGGAGTTCATTAAAAATAGATatgtgtactttttttttttcttcccatctAAGAAGCTTAGATATATCGACAGCATTCTTCAGCTTATTCAGAATCGTCCCTCACCGCGTGTTATTCCATCTTACTATTACGTAGGATACCGAACAGAACAGGGAAAACAACGGTTACAGTATTGCAAAGTGCATATATACCTTTCATTGCTTTGTTATATAGGTACAGtacaaactatatatatatatatatatatatatatatataatttataca encodes the following:
- the LOC100136950 gene encoding macrophage colony stimulating factor receptor-like precursor (The RefSeq protein has 7 substitutions, 1 non-frameshifting indel compared to this genomic sequence), with translation MLFLALFLGIMLCTAQERSPPVIRLNSVLLREAERTLLLGTSFTLTCEGDSTATWSTTAFKRRNSKQGSVITTRYLTADYTGTYMCVYDNQPDLFSEVHIYVKDPNNVLVTPRNMRDVEEGGDLLLCQLTDPSATDMSLHMANGDPTPPDMNYTVNPRRGILIRHLLTSHSANYICSAKINGVTTRSKDITINVVQRLRWPPSVLIEVDGYVSIVGEELRIPCITSNPNHFYNVTWKHSSLKALNFFQTVIQDKQVHITSTVTIPAVTMSDTGNFTCTAMNEAGASRSTIYLEVVDEPYIRFIPRLSPNLYQNGSLVNVKEGENLEISILIEAYPQIKKHWWDVPMSHSQNISTHGDTWTAQDNNRYESSLLLHRVRSEERGQYTLHTRSTRLNSSITFNIQVYQKPSAMLRLKNSTTLICTSSGYPAPTILWYQCPGIQSACDADNDTVEVQPLFTSTMEVQSELTLSPSTEEFTVECVTFNFAGKNRDIFISHVVAATSKTFVTSELFTPTLIGATSTSALLFLLLVIVLYKYKQKPKYEVRWKIMEANDGNNYTFIDPTQLPYNKKWEFPRDKLRLGQILGAGAFGKVVEATAYGLGTDDNMTTRVAVKMLKPSAHSEEREALMSELKILSHLGCHDNIVNLLGACTQGGPMLMITEYCSHGDLLNFLRGKAKLFLDSILSGPGIPGNSDHYKNTCSQESRVRSDSGISCSSSDNYQDMHPARRPKYCPMGSLCEDPETDTWLLDMEDLLRVSYQVAQGMDFLASKNCIHRDAAARNVLLTDGHVAKICDFGLARDIENDSNYVVKGNARLPVKWMSPESIFDCVYTVQSDVWSYGILLWEVFSLGKSPYPNIVVDTRFYKMIKDGCHMSQPDFAPPEIYTIMKMCWNMEPTVRPTFSTIGQLIQSLLPDQPDQTYRNVQDKTPRQESGEQSGQAKISEDCDQTLNHEEEEQPLMMRNNNYQIC